Part of the Cyprinus carpio isolate SPL01 chromosome A1, ASM1834038v1, whole genome shotgun sequence genome is shown below.
GGCCACTACGGTTAGATTCTCCTGTAACCATTTCTCAAACTGCGGTACACATCCTTTCGTGTGTATAAACGTCTTCTGTTCATTTTctcacacataaaaacaaacattagccgaagaaaattaaatgcatgcaaaatattaaacaatttcacTTACAAAAACATTAGTAAGCTATTTGTATGGCTTCTGAAAGTACATATGGAAcatatttataatacttttatggggattttgtgtcattttcacttcagttatatataaaaaaagtgaccaggacattttttaaatccattttcgttccacagaaaaaaagaaagtcaaactgTTTGTAGTGACATGAGTGTGAAtaaagggttatttttttttttgataaagcaTACTTACACCTTTCGCTCGAATGTCATATCCACACTGTGTGTTTATCACATCCTCCTTTGAGAAGAGAAACATGAAGAAAGCTAGGATTTAGTACTCTGCAAAACTTAACATTCTACATGAACTCATAGGCTTTGAGCATTATAAAATAGAGAACTGTTTTTttcatgtatgtacagtatgtgtgtgctcTGTCTGCCGAGCAGACCCAGGTCTTCTGGAAGGAAACAATGGCACATTCTAGGTGGTAAGATGACTGGAAGACGTGTGTCTGTGTGCTGCATGTGTGTTAAGAGTGAATATGCTGTGTTTACTCACAGCAGGGTCCTTGGTGCAGCAGGAAAAGGGAACCCCACATTTCTCTCTGCTCAGATTAGTGTCAGtacaattaaagtaaatattcagATTCCAGTCTTCAGGCCCAAAAGCTCCACAACACTCCCACTGCAGAAACATACATACATTGAATATTCATGAGCGAACCAACCAATAGCTGAAAGCCATTACAGATTTTAAACAGATTgctcacaaaaatacaaaattatattttaaatttactatacatttacaatgttatatttttataagaatgtattaatatatgtgaccctggaccacaaaaccagtcttaaatcgcTGGGTTACATTTTTGgcaattgccaaaaaaaaacactgtatgggtcaaaattataattttttctttcatgccaaaaatcattaggatattaagtaaagataatgttccatgaagatattttgtaaatttcctaccgtaaatatatcaaaacttaatttttgattagtaatatggattgctaagaacttgatttggacaactttaaaggcgattttctcagtattttgatatttttgcaccctcagattctcaactttttatattttcttattttaactgTTATAAAGGCATATATAGTTATAAAATACGGTagttatatatagttaatatacagttatatagttaaatttaattaatataaataaacaaattatttattaaatatgactaatgcaaaaaatacatttataaatatataatagacatgtaaaatatataataaatatgtaatttatataaaattatagcttgttgttattaatattattattaatataattatataccagaaaaataaacaaagcaagaTTTTGAAAGTGCCTACTTACTGTTTTATAATTATGTTTGCACATTAAATTGagattaccacaaaaataactGCACCTTTAAGTAAACtctttttgtggtttggttttatgCGTGTGTGCTTACATAATCTTGTGTGAAGTCGATGAGATTCTGTAGGTCAATGTCGTCTCTGTAGGCTCTAATGTTGTTGTTGATGAAGAACTTGAGCTGGTCTTTAATCCAGTCTTTAAAGACAAAGGCCAAGACTCCCGCTGTCAACTCCaggaaaaatatgattcccagaAAAACGGAAAACTGCGGAAGAGGACAGCAGAGATCTGGTTACACAACTCATGGATGATATCAGCTTTAAGTGTCTCCAATAATCAAGAATGTGTTATATTCCCACGACAGTGAATTCTCTCAGGTTTATATTTCCTAACCCTGCCAACATATCTCGACACATTTAcagagaaattaacattttttggaGATGACGCAGTTCTCCTTATTTCCCTTTCACGTATTTTTACAACATACATCTCCAACtgcacacacaattttttttatacaagtacAGTGAGTAATAATTTGTCACTGTGACCGCAATGAATACTTCCAGACTGACATCACAGTTCATCTGGTGATTCCAGATGTTTTAAGAAAGCCTCCGTTACCCTACAGAGGAAACGGGCCTCTTGTAATACTTTCGCAACACAATTCTTGACATTCACACAAAGCTCTCACAGCATCCTCTCTCATATAAAAGGAGTAACACAGACCACCAGAACCTGCATGAGAGGAAGTTAACACACTTTCAAACCACATTCAAACTAGTGAATCCCACCGATCTACGTAGTTACTCATATCCAGCCATTCAAAAAGTGATTACCCACCTGCACTCTCTATTCACATTTGTCTACTGAGATaagcattctatttacagtaTTTGTAAGGCAGCATTCGGGTTGAAGTATTAAATCTATTCATTAGGAATGAAGTATTAAAGAACGCGCGAATGAGGCTGTAAAAGCAGACTAGTGAATATACAAGTTTTCCTGTTCAGTTAGTAACCACCTTTTAGTGATGGGCGCTTTCAAAGcactgcttcatgaagcttcaAAGTGCGTATCAAACTACCAAAGTCTATAGTTTTTACCTGGTCTCGGAtcagttttataaatttgttgccattttaatgagacatttgtataattaaaatgaataatagcAGTTAATAGTCTTTTATTGGCATGTTTAGCTGAGccatccataaaacaaacaagccCAGAAAACTGATAAAAGAACACAcattatacagacacttcatatttaGTGGTATTGAATGATTGGCTAATTGCATTTGACAGATTATTGTtccaataaaacatttgcaatgagtttgtaaaagctgttttatgcatgttttcaaTGCATTTACACCATTTTGACCTGCAGAAGTCACCAGAATGATTCAAaagagtgaatcattttgcatGTAGTTCAATTGATTTGAAGCTTTGAAAAGCATCCTTTCTCCCATCACTACATAGGTAAGTAAAGTAGGTAAAGTTTTTactaagtaaaacaaacaaaaaaaaaaaacagtggggtATTACTGATGTTTTTAGGAAAATATCTTGAGGTTGTGTTAAACACACACCTTATTTCAGGCTTTTAACCAAAaatccattcaaaaaacccaCTGACTTTGGGACAATGGAACCGGAAGTACCAAATGCCAAGTCGTTTCCAGGTTTTGGTCTACAAAAAATCCATCATCCTGCTGGAACTCTATGTTCTTCCTGaagttttaaaacagcttttttctaATGTAAAATGAATTGATCATCTTGTGACATACAAACTATTTAAATAAGTGTGAATAAATAAGCCATAAACCACACTATGGCCACTCATGCTTTATGTAAAATCTAGAGCATAACATAGCAGGTGCACAAAATACATGTTGCTCAAAATCTCTGCTTGAACTCAATGGTAAAGACTAAATATGACATACAAACTTAAGAAGGAAGGAGTTTTCCCTCAGAGCACCGATGCATCCTGCGAAGCCGAGCACGAACATCACCCCACCCACCACGAGAAACAGCCAAACCGGATCAAACCCGCCCAGATCTGTGATGGAGGATATGTTGGAGAGAACCCCCTGATGGAAATACAAATGGGAACCAAACTGAGAATATTAACTTGATTTCAATTTTATAAGAACAAGATCTCACTTGATTTATGAAGTGCTTGTAAAAAAGCTGGGCTTCATTCACCTTCTCACTCCAGGCCCACAGAGCCACGGACAGGAACGCCACCCCGAGCAGCTGaagagtgtatatttgtgtgtcaGATAGAGTTAGAGATCAtcttgaaaaattacattttgttagtCGTTACATTcagattttaatagtttttcatgATGGCAAAAACCATGCGTCACATGggttgtgtctcaaaacctagatATAATACTTCATGAAATGTAATCATATATGGGTAACAGAAATTATAGCTACAATTAGCTTCAAGCTAAACGTGACAATTAATACATCACTTTTACTTAAAAGTCACTATCAATCACcactgagtgtttgtaataacttatGACTGCGATCCAGTGTCAAATGATGGAGCAGAAATATAGTGTTAGTAGCATTTTAGGGGGAAGATACACAATTACAACTTATGTTGGGCGTTTAGGAAAAGTAATGttactagtagtgtaactaattactgttgccagaaagtaataagtaataatataacttttaaaaggagtaactAGTAACGAGTAATAACTCATTTAGGATTACAGCATAACTAACATTTTAGCAGCATTTGTTAAAAGTGTGTTTGGAACGTTTGAACATTATTTGTTAGTAACATGAGAGCAGTCGGAAAGTTCTAAATGCACTTCTGGAGCTCATAAGCGCGTTTGGAATGTTCAAACTGCAATATCTAAGATAATTAAGCTACTTTTGGAACATTcgcatatatttttttgtatcgTGGCATTTAAAAGATTTAGCGGATGCTGCGTCCGAACGTTCAATACAATTTAGGGGTGAATTTAGAACGTTCGACAGATTTTGGCCATCATAAACGCGTTTGAAACGTTCGACAGTGTTGTCTAAGTACGTTAGGCAGCTCGTAGGTTTTGAGGTAACTTACAGCCAATGTGTCAGACACCCAGAGGTGGGTTTGACGCAAACCCCAGGCGACGAAATGTAAAACTGTCCACTCACAGCTCGCACACAATGTCAACAATGCACTACtcacccaaaatataatgttaaatccAAATATGAAGTATTTGATGCAACAACCCACTTCGTGCACGTTGAAGTGTTTTCCTGACATACTTGCGTTTGATAAATTCCGGAGAAATTCAGAGAAATTCCTCCCGGTGATTATTAATGATGGAGAAAAAAATCGCCTAACGTTACAGACTGGAAAACTCACTTCTTCCTTTTAAACCATATTTATGGCATTTCTACAGACTGGCCGGTAATGCGTTAATGCCACAAGCGGATTTTCCTATTTCGCCGAAATTAGTCATGTGCTTCTtcggaaaaaaaattaataaaaaccaaaaaaactgttttaataataattccaGAGAATAACGGGACGAGCGATCCTCTGCAAATAAAGATTCGAGAGTCACTTCCGGCTAAATGAATTATGTCATAACACGgtctttcaaaataaaggttccatAATTGGAGCTAAATTAGCAAGAAAGAGCATAAACATATTTGTttgataattaaataactgataaaatcgcgaatatttataatgataataatatgaatgtaaaatattatctagagaattattctgaaatatgaaaaagTACAATATGCATTTGTAAATACATTGTGATAAATAGTGAAATCATCTAAAATGCATTGTgcaacttcatttttatttatgcttttaaattgTGTAATGAGACATTTCAAAGTCTAATTCTCAGTTGCAGCAGTATCATTTCAGACCATTTTCCAACTTAGaccataatcataataaaaaataaataggccactaaaaaggaaaagaaaaattagATACTCAAAAATTAAGTGGATAACCACACTAAATACATAGTGGTATTACAATACAAGTTCAAAATCTTATGCACTCACTTGGGGTACATGAATAGGAAAACTGTTCAACAGGATAGTTAACAAATCAATCCCTGGATTACTGATATAAGGCTTCCAGACATTATAAAACTGACCCGGCTGAGCATTAACTAAACATGTTAAATATTCTGGACTGCCCTTTAACATATGAACATTCAATTAATCACAATTTACTGTATCTGCCACTGTGGAGCAGCAGTTTACAATACCACACCCATAGTATAGGACAAAGCCAGGGCTGTGATTTCAAAGTAAGAGTCACCATATCCAGAGACACTGTTGTCAAATTAGTCAGTAACATTAGTAATTACATATTTAGCAAAACTATGAACAACTGGATTGCATTAAGCTCAGctgtaaataatattgttttgttttttaataacttaaGTCCCAATTTGTGGATCACAAAAACCTGTGCTTAATAACAAAACTCTGAAATGCTCTTTTATGCATCTCTTttgatttattatgtaaattCTAGGATCTTACCTTTCCTTTAAAATTATCTTAAACCATTGGTACTTTGATGTGGATGGAATTCATATTGAATAATGGTATTAAAAATGCACGCTGATCTAAAAGGTGCTTGAAGAGCTTTACTTTCTACAATTAGAATTTTAGACAGATCAAAGACAGTTTAGACAGTTAGCTTGAGGCCTAGTATTGTGCACTGGTTAATATAGGAAGCTTATTTCGGGATAGTGTCTTGAAATATCAGACAGCTGAATGTGCTGTCTAGACAGAGGGTgtatctaatgtgtgtgtgtgtgtccttgtgt
Proteins encoded:
- the tspan5b gene encoding tetraspanin-5, which translates into the protein MSGKHFNVHEVGCCIKYFIFGFNIIFWLLGVAFLSVALWAWSEKGVLSNISSITDLGGFDPVWLFLVVGGVMFVLGFAGCIGALRENSFLLKFFSVFLGIIFFLELTAGVLAFVFKDWIKDQLKFFINNNIRAYRDDIDLQNLIDFTQDYWECCGAFGPEDWNLNIYFNCTDTNLSREKCGVPFSCCTKDPAEDVINTQCGYDIRAKGENEQKTFIHTKGCVPQFEKWLQENLTVVAGIFIGIALLQIFGICLAQNLLSDIEAVRESCLFT